CTTGGCGGCCCTCGCCGCCGCCCGGCATGCCGAAATCCATCAAATACCCGATGCGACCCACTGCGATTTCGAGGCCCCGACCGACTGGCTGTGCCGCCGGGTCTGCGGTGAGCGCCCGGGCAGCGACCGGCGTCGCGAGCAGATCCTCGCAACCGCGACGAAGGCCGTCGTCACGCTGGCCGGGCACGATGGCAACGGCCGCCGGTCGCCGGCAGCGAGTGAGAGTCTGGCATCGGGCGCTCGCCCGATGTGACCGCGTCGAGCTTGGCGTGTGCGAGCGTAACGCGAAGGGTATCGGTGGGTGCCGTACGGGGTTCATGTGTGCACGAAGGGACGTCCCGATCGCGACCTAAAATGTGAGTTGCTGTTACCAAAGCCAACGTGGAGGTGATGATGAGCGACAAGCCGATTTACGACTATCCCGGCAACGAAATCGACGTGCACTGGGACGAGCGGCTGTGCATCCATATCGGTGAATGCGGCCAAGCCGCCAACAGCCTTTTCGAGGCGGACCGCAAGCCCTGGTGCGTGCCGGACGACGTCAGCCGGGCCGAGGTACGCGAGATCTGCGAGCGCTGTCCAAGTGGGGCGCTGAGCTACACCGACAAGACCGGCGAGCCGGAGCGGGCGCCGGCCGAGAATACCCTGAGCCTGGTCTACAACGGTCCGCTGTATCTCACCGGCGATCTGCACATCGAGGACGCCGCCGAGGAGATGGCCGGCACCCGCTTTCGGGCCGCGCTCTGCCGCTGCGGGGCATCCGGCAACAAGCCCTTCTGTGACAACAGTCACCTGGACTCCGACTTCGAAGACTTCGGCGCCGTGGGCGAGGTCGGTCCCGGTCTGAGCGCCACCGGCGGTCCGCTCCAGGTCAAACGCATCCCGAACGGCCCTCTGATGATAGAAGGCAACCTCGGCATCCGCGCCGCCAGCGGGCGCGTCGCCTGGCAAGGTGCCAAGGCCTTCCTCTGTCGCTGCGGCGCGTCCGCAAACAAGCCGTTCTGCGACGGCAGCCACAAGGACGTCGATTTCACTGACAGCTAGCGGGGACCTTGAAAAATTGCCATCCGGGCAATTCTTCAAGACGCGAAGCGAAAATGCGATTTCCGCTTCACTTCATTTTCAGTCGGTTAAGCGACTGAAAATGGCGAGGCATCCTTGCCCCGCACGGGCACCTTGAATTTTTCAAGGTGCCCTCAAAGCGATATTTCGTTGGACGTGCGGGCCGAGCAAGCGATCCGAGGCCAGCCCGAAGACCGACGGTGAAATCGGTCCCAGACCAAGACCAAAAGATCAGCCCCGCCCGTCGGCCCCTTTTCAGGGCCTCTCGCTCGCACGCCCCGGAGAAGGGCCCGTGTTGCCTTGCCATAAAAGCACGACAGCTGGCGAGGTTATTGCTTCGTCGTTGAAACGAGTTGGCGCGGCAGGGCTCCGAGCGCGCAAGCGGGGTCCCGAACACGTCCCCATCGACCGAGACAATCAACTGGAAAATCCGGTCTTATCGTTTCGTGCCCGTTGCCGCCAAGAACTTGGGCAGACCATTGCCGACTATCGGCGCGATTCGGGATGAGGCTGGCGCCGTGCTAGCGGTGCCGTCGCGTTTGTCGCCATCGCGACAAGGCGGTGGCCGGTTGTTGTCGTCCATACAAGGTCGGGAATGCCCGCCCAAGACGCCGAGCTGACTCGGCAGGTCCGTGAGGTGTTCTGTTGAGGGGGCCTTGAATTTTTCAAGGTGTCCTTGAGACGAGGTCAACACAACGGGAGCCCTTATCATGCCGTCTTCGCAACGCCTCTCGCGTCGGCCGTCCCCGATACCGAAGGGGCTCGATAACGGGAACCAGCCGCTCTGGTGGTCGCAGCTCACGCCCGCGTGGCGCCATCAGGTGGTCGTGCCGCATTCCTTTCATGTGTTCGAGGAGTACGAGGTGGCGGCATCGCGCGTCCTCGGCTACGACGAGGTCGGCGAGCGCTGCTTTTGCGCCTACGATTACCGCCTGACGGACCTGCGCTCGGACGACGACGAAGAGTTCTACCAGGCGGCCGTCTACACCGAGTCGCTGGCGACTTGGCGACTCCTCGATGGGCGTTGGCTGGTCTATCGGCGGGTCGAGCCGCTCGGCGAGGACGGCGAGGTCGTCAGCGGTTTCAGTATCTCCGCGCAGATGCCGCGCTGACCGGCGTCTTGGGCGGGGTGCATTTCGACCGAGGCCCCGGCCTTTCTTTCCATCGTACCCAGCAGGCCCCGACGATGAGCGACCCGCGCCTGATCATGTATCACAAGCATCCGACGAGCGCGCGCACCCGTTTCCTGCGGTTGCCCTATGGGGGCATCTGTGGGTTTGCCGCGCTGCCGCCCCAGGCCGAGCTCGACGTCGAACCAAAGGGGGTGGCGAAGGTCAGCTGGCACCCGGCCGCGGTGCTGCATGCCGCCGAGGCGGAACTCGGGCTCGCCAATGGCAGCCTGGAGATCGAACCCGGTTTCCGCTGCGTCGTGTGTACGGGCGACGACACGACCGAAATCCTCCTCGCCCGTTTCACCGACATCGATCCGCCGTTCGCGATGGCCGAGGCGCTCGGCGGCAACTTCATCGACCTAACTCAGGCGCGCGTCTTGCCACCGATCGAGCTTTCGCTGCTGCGCCATGCCTACGAGCTGATCCTCGGGTGAGCAGGCCTGAGCGGCGGGCGCGAGCGGCGTAGCGCGATGCCGGGACGAAACCTCACCGCTCGGCCGTGGCCAGCCGTTCGGCCGCGGTCGCCGCGCTAGCGAAAATGTCATAATCCCCTACTGTCCGCGGCCGCAGGTCGGCTCGGCCTTGCCGGAGCTGGCGATGCGGCGCGCGCCGTCGTACCCATCACAACGGCACTGCATGCACATTCGAACCAAGCTGGCCGCCGGGCTGGTTGTCATCTTGTTTGTCAACCTCGCGGCGGGTATCTACGGCCTCGCGTTGTTGACGCGGGCGTATGAGCGCGACGCCGCGATCCGCGACCGGGCCACGGCCATCGTCAGCGACGCCCTGACCGCGCAGGTCCACTTCAAGAAGCAGGTCCAGGAGTGGAAGAACGTCCTGCTGCGCGGCCAGGATCAGCGGCTCTTCGATGACTATTTCGGTCGCTTCGAGCGGGAGGAGTTGCAGACCCGCGAGGCCATCGCGCGCCTGATGAATCGCCTCCTCGAAGACGACCCGGCACACATGATCGCGGTGCGGTTCCTCGCTGCCCACAGGCGTCTCGGGGAGGAGTACCGCAGCGCGTTGGCGGCTTATCGCCCGGACGATGCCGATCCGCAGCTGGTCGTCGACAGGTTGGTCAAGGGCATCGACCGCGAGCCGACTGGCCTGATCGACGAGATCGTCGCCCGCGTCTTTGCCGAGCGCGATGCGAGCCTGACCCGGATCGAGGCGTCGATCGGCGACGTCAAACGCCGCATCCTGCTGCTGATGGTGGGCCTCATGACCGGCGCGGTGCTGACCCTGATCTGGCTCGTCGACCGTACCATCGGCCAACCGATCGCGACCGCGACGGCGATCGCGCGGCGGGTTAGCGCCGGGGACTTCTCCACGCCGATCCGCGTCGCCGGTGGCGGTGAGCAGGCCGAGATGCTCGCGGCGCTCCAGGCGATGCAGGAGAGTCTGGCCCGTTCGCGGGAGAGCCTGCGCGAGAGCGAGGCGCGCTCGCGTCTGCTGCTCGAGTCGACCGGCGAGGGCATCTATGGCGTCGACGCCCAGGGCGTGTGTATCTTCTGCAACCCGGCCGCGGCACGGATGCTCGGCTATCGTACCCCTGGCGAGCTCGTCGGGCGCCACATGCACGAGACGGTGCATCATGCGCATGCCGACGGCAGACCCTACCCGGCGGCGCGCTGCAAGGCCAATCGCACCTATCGCGATGGCATCCCGGCGCGCGTCGACGACGAGGTCTTCTGGCGCGCCGACGGCACGGCCTTTCCGGTCGAGTACCACTCGAACCCGATCCACCGCGACGGGCGGCTGGTCGGAGCCGTAGTCACCTTCTCCGACATCTCGGCGCGCAAGGCCGCCGAGGCGGCGTTGCGCGCGGCCCATGGGGCGCTTGCCGAGGAGCGTGCCCAGCTCGCCGAGCGGGTTCGCCATCGCACCCAGGAGCTCGACCGGGCCAACGTCGAGCTGGCCCGCTCGGCCCAGGCCAAGGACGAGTTTCTCGCGGCGATGAGCCACGAACTGCGCACCCCGCTGACCTCGATCCTCGGCCTCTCGGAGACGATGGGCGATGGCCTGCTCGGGCCACTGAGCGAGCGACAGCAGAAGGCCGCGCACATGATCCACGAAAATGGCAGCCACCTGCTCGAGCTCATCAACGATGTCCTCGACATGTCGCGCGTCGCCTCGGGGCGCATGAGTCTGCGCTGGGACCAGGTGCCGGTCGCCCAACTCTGCGACGCGAGCCGGCGGCTGATCGGGCCGGCGGCCAAGCGCAAGGGGCTCGCCGTCTCGCTCGAGGTCGATCCGCGCGCCCGGCTGGTGCGCGGCGATGGCCGTCGCCTCAAGCAGATGCTCGTCAATCTGCTCGGCAACGCGGTCAAGTTCACGCCGCCCGGTGGTTCAATCGGCCTCGATGTCGCCGCCGATCCCGAGCGC
This portion of the Thioflavicoccus mobilis 8321 genome encodes:
- a CDS encoding CDGSH iron-sulfur domain-containing protein: MSDKPIYDYPGNEIDVHWDERLCIHIGECGQAANSLFEADRKPWCVPDDVSRAEVREICERCPSGALSYTDKTGEPERAPAENTLSLVYNGPLYLTGDLHIEDAAEEMAGTRFRAALCRCGASGNKPFCDNSHLDSDFEDFGAVGEVGPGLSATGGPLQVKRIPNGPLMIEGNLGIRAASGRVAWQGAKAFLCRCGASANKPFCDGSHKDVDFTDS
- a CDS encoding hybrid sensor histidine kinase/response regulator codes for the protein MHIRTKLAAGLVVILFVNLAAGIYGLALLTRAYERDAAIRDRATAIVSDALTAQVHFKKQVQEWKNVLLRGQDQRLFDDYFGRFEREELQTREAIARLMNRLLEDDPAHMIAVRFLAAHRRLGEEYRSALAAYRPDDADPQLVVDRLVKGIDREPTGLIDEIVARVFAERDASLTRIEASIGDVKRRILLLMVGLMTGAVLTLIWLVDRTIGQPIATATAIARRVSAGDFSTPIRVAGGGEQAEMLAALQAMQESLARSRESLRESEARSRLLLESTGEGIYGVDAQGVCIFCNPAAARMLGYRTPGELVGRHMHETVHHAHADGRPYPAARCKANRTYRDGIPARVDDEVFWRADGTAFPVEYHSNPIHRDGRLVGAVVTFSDISARKAAEAALRAAHGALAEERAQLAERVRHRTQELDRANVELARSAQAKDEFLAAMSHELRTPLTSILGLSETMGDGLLGPLSERQQKAAHMIHENGSHLLELINDVLDMSRVASGRMSLRWDQVPVAQLCDASRRLIGPAAKRKGLAVSLEVDPRARLVRGDGRRLKQMLVNLLGNAVKFTPPGGSIGLDVAADPERGELRFSVWDTGVGIPEEQFERLFKPFVQLDTRAARQYDGTGLGLALASGMAELHQGRIRVDSEVGEGSRFEIVLPWDSAAQHAEALCPEPGPVVEATGPARSRPPRVLIVDDNAGNLEMLAGYLRIKGCEVFTANSGEAAIAEARERFPDVILMDVQMPGMDGLETTRRLRRDRDLRRTPIVALTALAMPGDREQCLEAGMDDYLVKPLGLKELHGSILHWAGRA